The following are encoded together in the Planctobacterium marinum genome:
- a CDS encoding ABC transporter ATP-binding protein codes for MCKKIVKVDKVSVNFDSTKAIDNVSFDINAGEVLALLGENGAGKSTLINSILGRLKIDKGCIRIFDVAPGEQRAKQRTGTILQSANLPDTSTVEEQITLFSSYYPAPLAKPDLIKLTMLEGLEKRRINTLSGGQKQRLFFALAVCGNPQIIFLDEPTVGLDSSARREFWQCIESLKLNGVSVVLTTHYLEEAEALADRIILLKQGTIIHQGTPSEVKTKALGKRVNFVLHSPKAMFETCLSQLQQQSLNVAISNLVYNQDKVSLTCARPEPLLESLFTQGVGISDLTIESARLEDAVEVLNRQINSTQLVSEEAA; via the coding sequence ATGTGCAAAAAAATAGTGAAAGTAGATAAGGTGTCCGTTAACTTTGATTCCACTAAAGCTATCGACAACGTATCTTTTGATATCAATGCTGGCGAAGTGCTTGCCCTGTTGGGTGAAAACGGTGCCGGTAAAAGTACGCTTATTAATAGTATATTAGGGCGTCTGAAAATTGATAAGGGCTGTATCAGAATATTTGATGTTGCTCCGGGTGAGCAGCGCGCAAAGCAGCGCACTGGGACGATATTACAGAGTGCGAACCTGCCTGACACAAGTACAGTTGAGGAACAAATTACACTGTTCAGCAGCTACTACCCTGCGCCATTAGCAAAACCAGATTTGATTAAACTCACCATGCTGGAAGGACTCGAAAAGCGTCGTATAAATACCTTATCTGGTGGCCAAAAACAGCGTCTTTTCTTTGCCCTCGCAGTATGTGGTAACCCACAAATCATATTTCTTGACGAACCAACGGTCGGCCTGGACAGCAGCGCTCGTCGGGAATTCTGGCAATGTATCGAAAGTCTAAAGCTCAATGGGGTATCAGTCGTCTTAACCACCCATTACCTGGAGGAAGCAGAGGCCCTGGCAGACCGCATAATACTGCTCAAACAAGGAACCATCATCCATCAAGGCACGCCTTCTGAAGTTAAAACCAAGGCTTTGGGTAAAAGAGTAAATTTTGTTTTGCATTCACCAAAGGCAATGTTTGAGACCTGTTTATCACAGTTACAACAACAGAGCCTCAACGTGGCTATCAGCAACCTGGTGTATAACCAAGACAAAGTCAGTCTGACCTGCGCTCGACCTGAGCCTCTTCTGGAAAGCCTGTTTACTCAAGGTGTCGGTATTTCAGATCTCACCATTGAAAGCGCCCGTTTGGAAGACGCTGTAGAGGTGCTAAATCGGCAAATAAACTCAACTCAATTAGTATCGGAGGAAGCGGCATGA
- a CDS encoding ABC transporter permease encodes MNNSLNTRQLFNIWQLEASTDIRKTFRTPGFVLPSLLFPVMFYIFFGIVFVPDENSAVSQYLMATYCVFGVMGPALFAFGADVAVEKDRGMLALKQISPMPIAAYFAAKVVTAIAFASIIVVLLFCIAITSGGVTMEFWQWIYTALILLPGVLPFCAMGLFIGLKVKAQAAAAVVNLIYLPMSFLSGLWIPVMQFSEMLQQLAKVLPPFHFSQLVLKIQGADIGMPWWIHVSVLLGYTALFGGLAYRAFKSMEVR; translated from the coding sequence ATGAACAACTCACTAAATACACGGCAGCTTTTCAACATTTGGCAACTTGAAGCGTCAACCGATATCCGAAAAACCTTCCGCACACCGGGTTTTGTCTTGCCAAGCCTTTTATTTCCTGTGATGTTTTATATTTTCTTTGGCATTGTATTTGTGCCAGATGAAAATTCTGCTGTATCCCAATATCTAATGGCAACCTATTGTGTATTTGGAGTTATGGGTCCTGCGCTGTTTGCCTTTGGTGCCGATGTGGCAGTGGAAAAAGACAGGGGTATGCTGGCGCTCAAGCAAATCAGTCCGATGCCCATTGCCGCTTATTTCGCTGCAAAAGTGGTTACCGCTATCGCCTTTGCCAGCATCATTGTTGTTCTGTTGTTCTGTATTGCAATTACTTCAGGTGGCGTAACGATGGAATTCTGGCAATGGATATACACGGCGCTCATTTTATTACCTGGTGTGTTACCTTTTTGTGCCATGGGACTATTTATAGGATTAAAAGTAAAAGCACAAGCGGCAGCAGCGGTGGTCAATCTGATCTATTTACCTATGTCGTTTTTGTCGGGATTATGGATACCGGTAATGCAATTCTCTGAGATGCTACAGCAGTTGGCTAAGGTCCTACCGCCTTTTCACTTTTCCCAACTGGTATTGAAAATACAGGGAGCAGATATAGGCATGCCATGGTGGATACATGTTAGCGTGTTATTGGGTTACACTGCTCTTTTTGGTGGGTTAGCTTATCGCGCCTTTAAATCCATGGAAGTCCGTTAG